The Carassius carassius chromosome 9, fCarCar2.1, whole genome shotgun sequence genome includes a region encoding these proteins:
- the rpusd1 gene encoding RNA pseudouridylate synthase domain-containing protein 1: MEPASLENMCVLYHSANYIVVNKHWDIRIDSKMWYEKQTVQSQLKHRFPELADPGTYYGFRFCHQLDFSTSGALCVALNKAAAGQAYRCFKDRLVTKAYLALVRDIVPEEKMTLDFAIGKNTTEGKTHMMCTEGTDGCENPKSCQTKLTVLEYGEYDGDPVTKVLLEPLTGRTHQLRVHCRAVGHPIVGDYTYSLRTDSAPYRMMLHAYFLHIPLENEPIHVTAPDPFVPTFDSKWAPQRCVNVLEDLLKNILTKSQPEIQEELQPVHRSPPEENEEQQAQCQQWLCEWNLD, translated from the exons ATGGAGCCTGCGAGCCTGGAGAACATGTGTGTTTTGTACCACAGTGCAAACTATATAGTTGTCAACAAACACTGGGATATCCGTATCGACAGCAAAATGTGGTATGAGAAACAGACTGTCCAGAGTCAGCTGAAGCATCGCTTCCCAGAGCTGGCAGATCCTGGCACCTATTACGGCTTCAG GTTTTGTCATCAACTGGATTTCTCTACCAGTGGTGCTTTGTGTGTAGCACTGAACAAGGCAGCAGCAGGCCAGGCGTACCGCTGTTTTAAAGACAGACTTGTGACCAAAGCTTATCTCGCTCTG GTCCGTGACATTGTGCCAGAGGAGAAAATGACCCTGGACTTTGCGATCGGCAAGAACACAACCGAAGGGAAGACCCATATGATGTGTACTGAAGGAACAGACG GTTGTGAGAATCCTAAGAGCTGTCAAACAAAGCTGACAGTTTTAGAGTATGGCGAATATGACGGAGATCCAGTGACAAAAGTGCTTCTAGAGCCTCTGACAG GACGGACGCACCAGCTCCGAGTTCACTGCAGAGCTGTTGGTCACCCCATAGTGGGAGACTACACTTACAGTCTACGCACAGACAGTGCTCCGTATCGCATGATGCTGCATGCCTACTTCTTGCACATCCCACTAGAAAATGAACCCATCCATGTCACAGCCCCAGATCCCTTTGTACCCACCTTCGACTCTAAATGGGCACCACAGAGATGTGTGAATGTCCTGGAGGACTTGCTGAAGAATATTTTGACAAAATCACAACCTGAAATCCAAGAAGAGCTACAGCCAGTGCACAGGAGCCCCCCAGAGGAGAATGAGGAGCAACAGGCACAGTGTCAGCAGTGGTTATGTGAGTGGAATCTGGACTGA
- the LOC132148610 gene encoding dynactin subunit 5: protein MELSEILYNKAEYIETASGNKVSRQSVLCGSQNIVLNGKTIVMNDCIIRGDLANVRVGRHCVIKSRSVIRPPFKKFSKGVAFFPLHIGDHVFIEEDCVVNAAQIGSYVHIGKNCVIGRRCVLKDCCKILDNTVLPPETVVPPFTVFSGCPGLFSGELPECTQELMIDVTKSYYQKFLPLSQI, encoded by the exons ATGGAGCTGAGTGAAATATTATACAACAAGGCTGAATACATCGAGACG GCATCAGGCAACAAAGTCAGCAGACAATCGGTTCTCTGCGGCAGTCAGAACATTGTTCTCAATGGAAAA ACTATCGTGATGAATGACTGTATCATCAGAGGAGATCTCGCTAATGTCAGAGTTGGGCGCCACTGTGTCATTAAAAGTCGCAGTGTGATCAGACCTCCGTTCAAGAAATTCAGCAAAGG CGTGGCTTTCTTCCCCTTGCATATTGGGGATCATGTGTTCATAGAGGAGGACTGTGTGGTCAACGCTGCACAGATAGGATCATACGTCCACATTGGCAAGAACTGTGTGATT ggtcgGCGCTGTGTGTTGAAGGACTGCTGTAAGATACTGGATAATACTGTCCTTCCCCCAGAGACAGTGGTTCCTCCATTTACTGTATTCTCGGGCTGTCCAG GTTTGTTTTCAGGAGAGCTCCCTGAATGTACGCAGGAACTGATGATCGACGTTACCAAGAGTTACTACCAGAAATTCCTCCCTCTTAGCCAGATCTAG